In Carya illinoinensis cultivar Pawnee chromosome 10, C.illinoinensisPawnee_v1, whole genome shotgun sequence, one DNA window encodes the following:
- the LOC122279913 gene encoding heavy metal-associated isoprenylated plant protein 46-like isoform X3 yields the protein MPPPPTLRIFVQSPPARSLFQSGEVGGPGKQTVVIKVSMDGHKSFLGELDGEKVRYKALKIAACVSGVVSASLKGDNKDQIEVKGERIDTVKLTKLLRKKVGHADIHN from the exons ATGCCACCGCCCCCCACTCTCCGCATTTTCGTTCAGAGCCCGCCTGCTCGCTCTCTCTTCCAGTCGGGCGAGGTAGGCGGGCCGGGCAAG CAAACGGTGGTGATAAAGGTGTCCATGGATGGCCACAAGTCCTTTTTGGGTGAGCTGGATGGAGAAAAAGTCCGCTACAAAGCCTTGAAGATTGCAGCCTGCGTTTCAG GGGTGGTGTCAGCATCTTTAAAAGGAGACAACAAGGACCAAATAGAAGTAAAAGGAGAGAGGATTGATACAGTGAAACTTACAAAATTACTCAGGAAGAAAGTGGGACATGCAGACATACATAATTAG